The following coding sequences lie in one Gloeocapsa sp. PCC 73106 genomic window:
- a CDS encoding DUF2887 domain-containing protein — MLTSIDNIRKEILELIEKILIYKLPEAKREEIEAMFSLSDLKQTRFYRDAKEDGREEGKL; from the coding sequence ATGCTAACTTCTATCGACAATATTAGAAAAGAGATTTTAGAATTGATAGAGAAAATCTTAATCTATAAATTACCAGAAGCCAAACGGGAGGAAATAGAAGCGATGTTTAGTTTAAGCGATTTGAAACAAACCAGATTTTATCGGGATGCTAAAGAGGATGGTAGAGAAGAGGGTAAACTTGA